The region AGATGAAAAACAGTGGTACACTTAGGGATTAGAGAACACAAAGACcccctatagatatacagtacctcATGAAGGAGTAATCTTTATTGCGCCCACCAACATATACTCATGAATACAGGGACAAAAAATCGTAGATACCATAGTAGAGACTCATATTGCCCCCTGCAACCACGGACAccataggtggtacagaaagacatATAGGTCGCTATAGTAGATAACCCAGGGGAGGCCAATTCAATCAGGTTTGTTTGTAAAACCCTGTAAATAGAAGGTCCTCATTGAGACCAAAAGGAGTTAGACAATTAAGATCGAAAATCCATCTAGATTCACGCCTCAAAAGTTCCAGGGTGACATTGCCCCCTCTAATGTTCGTTTGAACGCCCTCCAATCCAAGTATCTTGGTATCCACCAGTTGGGAGTTATGTTCGTCCAGGTAGTGTGTAGCCACTGACGTTAAAGTCTTTCCTTTAGCCTTATCCGCTTTAGCCATGGAAATATTTGAGAAGTGTTGCTGTATGCGTTTCCTCAACTCCTGTGTAGTCTGTCCGACATACACCTTACGGCACGGGCATATCAAAGCGTACACCAGGTTCCGAGATTTGCAATTGAAGTAAGCCTTAGTGGAGATCTGTAAAGGCAAAGTGGGCAAGGTAATAACTCTATCACCAACCATATAGGGACAAACATTACAATTCCCACAAGGGAATGTACCCGTGAGTCTGACCCCCCTATTCAACCTCTTGGTTGGCCGCTGAAAATGGCTATGGCTCAAACAGTCCCTCAAATTTTTAGCCCTCCTAGCTATTAGACTCGGTTGAGTAGCAATGTGTGGTTGCAATCTGACCTCACTACGCAAAATACCCCAATATTTGGAGAGGATATTTCTTACATCCGTCCACTGGTTATTATAGGCCGTAATAACCCCCAATGGTTTAACAGATGTCTTAGCACGAGGATGTAAGAGAACCGACCTGTCGCTATCTCTTGCTGCAACAAAAGCGCGAGAGATTACCTTGTGTGGGTATCCACGTTCACGAAAGCGTGTAGTGAGTTCCCGAGAGCATCTGTCGAAGTCATCTTGCTGGCTACAGTTCCTCTTGACTCTGAAAAACTGTCCTCTCGGAATGCCTGTCTTCAAATGTTGAGGATGGAAACTATTGAAGTGGAGGAGACTATTAGTAGCTGTAGGCTTCCGATACAAGGTGGTATTGATTTTTGTCTCCCTCACACTCAGTTTAAGGTCCAGGAATTCAATATCCACTTGGGAGTAATGAGATGTCAATCGGATGTTCCATGGATTTTCATTTAGTGTCTTGACAAATTCCTGACACtcatccagggtgcctgtccagaggaatagAACATCATCAATATATCGAAGCCACTTGATAACATATTTGGCATAcccctccagacagtacaccctggtagcctcccaccaccccaaaaagaggttggcataagccggggcacagcgagcccccatagccgtgcccctcaCTTGCCTATAGAAGACACGGTCAAAGGTGAAGAAGTTCCTATCCAGGATAAACAGCAGCAGATCCAACAGAAACGAATCGTGTCTCCTATCCCCCGATGAATTCAAGTCCAGAAAATACGCTACAGCTTGTGTCCCCAACTCATGGCTTATACACGTGTAAAGGGACTCCACATCCAGGGTCACCAGCCACGTGTTGGGAGGAACCTCGAAGTCCTGCAGCAATGAAATCAGAGATGTTGAGTCCTTGACATACGATTGTAAATCAAGGACCAGGGGCTGAAGAAAAAAGTCAATGTAGGTGCAGGGACGCTCAAGTAGTCCCCCTATCCCCGACACTATAGGCCTGCCCGGTGGAACCTCCAACGACTTATGGACCTTGGGGAGCATGTAAAAGGTCGGGGTCCTAGGATGTTGGGTGGTCAAAAACTCTCTCTCACGTTTATTAATGATGTTATATGTAAACGCATTATCTAACAGCCGGTTTAATTTAGCTTGAAAAGCACCTGTAGGGTCAGAGGGAAGGACTTGATAACACTCTGTGTTGCGTAATTGACGCATAGCTTCCTGGACATAGAGGTTAACTGGCCAAATGACcaaattgccccccttgtccgcctcccgAATAACGAAGTCCCTATTGGACCCCAGCCGTGCTATGATGGCCTGTTCGTCTTTACTGATATTCCTGCTCCTGGTAGGGTCTAGTTTCAATTGATGtacctccctacatacagcatcaAAGAAACATTGCACAGCCGGGCATAATGCAAACGAGGGGGTGGCCTGAGATGGTAATCGTCCAGTAAACTTACGTCTAGTATGACCTTCCTCCCCTTCGTCCAGCAGATCCAATAAATCCCGCAGTATCTGTCTATCACACGTGGAGAGATCATCCAATGCTGCAGAGCGATGAAACAGAACCTTAAATGTAAGCTGTCTGCAAAACAGGTAAACGTCCTTAATAAAGGTGAATTTGTCCAGGCCACTAGTTGGGCAAAAAGATAGCCCCTTCTCCAATACTGTAACCTCAGCCTCCGATAGATTATATGTGGACAAGTTTATGATTTGTAGCTTACCAGCAGCTGGTGGACACCGTGAATCCATATCTAGTATTGGCGTTTCCTGTATTGCCGTGTCTCTCGCTGGTTCCTGGGCGACCATGCCTTGTAATTCTTGGTTCGTTTTCTCTGTGCCGTGTCTCTTCCTGCGGCCCCTCCTGTGGCGCTTTCGACGTCGCTCGGGCCCGAGGATAAAAAATCATCGCTAGATTGTATATCAGGCGTAGTGATGGTACTGGCAGCTATCGTGCCTTCTGGTGCACCAAACCTTTTATTTCCTCTGTGCACCCACCTGTAAGCTCGACCATTTTTAAAATCAAGTTGGTCTCTCCTATATTTCTGCTTTTTCTTGGCTATAACCTCTTTTTCAAAGCTATCTATCGTATTTTTAAGTTGAGCTTGAAAGGGTTCAACCAGTGTGGTTCTGTCAAATTTGAGAAGTTTCTCCTCACAAGATTTGATTTTGTCTCTCAATGTTCTCAATACACCCTGATCATGCTCCAATAGCATGTCAATTAGAATATGAGAGCATTTCAACAATCCAGACTCCCAAATATTTTGAAACCCAGATTCCACTTCCCATGCCGGGAAAATCTGTACCCTAAGGCCTCTGGGAACCAGTCCCGCTTTCTTGTATCCTTCTAGTGATTTAACGTTCCACCAAGATTTAGTGAGTGCCTTATGCAAACTGGTGAGTTCTCTAGTAACAATTTGAAAATCATCATTGTCACCCCTACTACCGGGGTCATCCCCATAGTCATCATTAAAAATACCACTGGCCTGACTACTCCATGCAGCCTCTCGTGCTGCCAAATCCATAGTAATACAATATCCTATCAAACAAGATATgggaaatagtaataataataatgaaaaggtTACTCAGACTACCGTGTGCCAACACCCAGAAGATGTGGTCAAAGGAGACACCACATGAACACAATCAGTATACATATAATGGAAAGGGGGCACCACGGATCATGGGATACCACCAGGACCTGAGACATATGAGCATACACAAAAGGTGAAACAGACAAGGTCCTAAGaaaggggatcaccacaacaaggaaatggcgaaaaattatatatacacagctttattgaaatatatatacaaacaagggtaacaaacacatggacatataaaaacacttaaaaagcatgcaaatgctatacacaacagcccctaatacggccgtaccccacataggactcgagtcatgtacatatgatgtaattacctagaaccaaattgctcatagaatgaaagaaataggccaagctacctgggcactcccctgggtactgcaaatgggaacagaccactaatagtgtgaatgcaaaatagcaagagtataaagcccacatagacatacaaatccctgcactgcaagtgctagataagggacacacatgcacaaacctgcctagcaagtagagacgacaggtgtgtacataacggtacataaatgtcaagcagcaaaaaatatatcagcataatgcctcaatagcatgtgactaactatctaacatgccactatacagaaaaatagcaccaagatagtgtgagctgtagagatagcatattacccagggcacatgatgcccaagcctatagcgcctggaaaaagagtcctaatgtgggctacaaggagacccaacgcgtatcgccaccacaccgggcagcttcgtcaggggtaatttaAAGACCAAGTACTTGCCCCTTATATAACACATAAATGAATAGCATTACCATAATCAGCTGTGCTGCTGCTAGATCGGCCGCATGGAGTAGTATGAGTCACACCAACATGGAGAATCTCCCCCATCTGAGCATGCTCCGGCATCGAACGCTGATTGGTGTGAAAATACAGTTTCCGGGGAGACAAGAAATGCTTCCAGAGTTTAACCCTTCGGTATGAGGGAGCCACTACATGCACCACGCTGCAATGTAATCCATAACTGCAGCAAATGCAAGTGCCGGCTGGCACATACCGATCAGATGTCAGTGTCACACATGTGCAGCCTGGAGCAATGCTGGGATCGCTCTACACAGGCTCTCAAATATTTCCATGGCTAAAGCGGATAAGGCTAAAGGAAAGACTTTAACGTCAGTGGCTACACACTACCTGGACGAACATAACTCCCAACTGGTGGATACCAAGATACTTGGATTGGAGGGCGTTCAAACGAACATTAGAGGGGGCAATGTCACCCTGGAACTTTTGAGGCGTGAATCTAGATGGATTTTCGATCTTAATTGTCTAACTCCTTTTGGTCTCAATGAGGACCTTCTATTTACAGGGTTTTACAAACAAACCTGATTGAATTGGCCTCCCCTGGGTTATCTACTATAGCGACCTATatgtctttctgtaccacctatggTGTCCGTGGTTGCAGGGGGCAATATGAGTCTCTACTATGGTATCTACGATTTTTTGTCCCTGTATTCATGAGTATATGTTGGTGGGCGCAATAAAGATTACTCCTTCATgaggtactgtatatctataggggGTCTTTGTGTTCTCTAATCCCTAAGTGTACCACTGTTTTTCATCTTAGGGCCAGGATATTCGGGTATTCAGATTGGCTCCCCTGTGCCACTACACTTAATAAGGCCTTTCGGGTATAGTCGTGGGGTTTGCTGTAAATGCCCTTTAATATTTGGCACCTCTACTATATCTTTGATAGTCTGTGAGTTTCTTGTCCACTGTGTACCTTCCATTATAATATCGTTGCAAGTTCATGTGCGTTAATGTATTTTTCATTCTATGGGGTTAGGGTGTAACCCTACAGTAAATAGGGTCCATCTAAAGCATTTTGATAGTCCTGGTTATTCTATACAGGCTCCTAACGCTATGCAGCGTAGGAGTATGCGCAGTGTGATTGTTACGCTGCTCCTGAACACACAGGACATGAGGGGGTTAACTGGTTAGTTATGTAGCGTTGGCTGCATGCATTCATTCGTTTGGTGTTTTATTGCATTCCTGCACAGTTACTGCAGTGGATGCGTTTTACACTGTGTGGACACTTCTACTTTGAAGTGCTCACTGAATGGCATCCTGATTGCCTGGGTAATTTTGGGTATTTCTTATTATACGACGCAGGAGCCTGTGTAGAGCGATCTCAGTATTGCTCCAGGCTATACTTATGTGGCAACAGCATCTGATCGGTATGTGCTAGCTGGCGCTTGTACTTGCTGCATCTATGGGTGGTATCGTAGCGTGGTGCATGGAGCGGTTCCCTCTCATGGCATTAGCGCTCACATACTTTATTGGCAGTATGACAGCTCATACAGTGTATTTGGCTCATCTTAATGCGTCTTGACAGCTCTGATATTTTTTGCAGGTTTCTATCACTATGCGGCGCAGGAGCATGCGCTGTGCGATCGTTACGCAGTTTCTGAACATATGGGTTAGTAGTGGTTTACTGGTTGGATTTATGTAGCGTAATTTGCGCTCATTCATCCTACTGGTATCCTATGGTCCTTTGCATAGCCAATATGGTGGATACATTATGTTTTATACTGTGTGGGCACCTCTATTTTTCAAACGATTTTGTGTGCTTTGATTGCCTGGATTATTCGGTTTGGGCATTCATTAATATGCGACAGGAGCCTGTGTAGAGCGATCCCAGCATTGCTCCAGGCTGCACATGTGTGACACTGACATCTGATCGGTATGTGCCAGCCGGCACTTGCATTTGCTGCAGTTATGGATTACATTGCAGCGTGGTGCATGTAGTGGCTCCCTCATACCGAAGGGTTAAACTCTGGAAGCATTTCTTGTCTCCCCGGCAACTGTATTTTCACACCAATCAGCGTTCGATGCCGGAGCATGCTCAGATGGGGGAGATTCTCCATGTTGGTGTGACTCATACTACTCCATGCGGCCGATCTAGCAGCAGCACAGCTGATTATGGTAATGCTATTCATTTATGTGTTATATAAGGGGCAAGTACTTGGTCTTtaaattacccctgacgaagctgcccggtgtggtggcgatacgcgttgggtctccttgtagcccacattaggactctttttccaggcgctataggcttgggcatcatgtgccctgggtaatatgctatctctacagctcacactatcttggtgctatttttctgtatagtggcatgttagatagttagtcacatgctattgaggcattatgctgatatattttttgctgcttgacatttatgtaccgttatgtacacacctgtcgtctctacttgctaggcaggtttgtgcatgtgtgtcccttatctagcacttgcagtgcagggatttgtatgtctatgtgggctttatactcttgctattttgcattcacactattagtggtctgttcccatttgcagtacccaggggagtgcccaggtagcttggcctatttctttcattctatgagcaatttggttctaggtaattacatcatatgtacatgactcgagtcctatgtggggtacggccgtattaggggctgttgtgtatagcatttgcatgctttttaagtgtttttatatgtccatgtgtttgttacccttgtttgtatatatatttcaataaagctgtgtatatataatttttcgccatttccttgttgtggtgatcccctttCTTAGGACCTTGTCTGTTTCACCTTTTGTGTATATTATATAACAgcctctcccatagaatataatgtatcccccatagtataacacagcctcccccatagaatataatgtacccccatagtatataacacaacctcccccatagaatataatgtataatgtacccccatagtatataacacaaccacatactatataacacagcctcccccatagaatataatataccccaaatagtatataacacagccacatagtacataacacagccctccatagaatataatataccccccatagtatatagcacagctcgcgtagtatatagcacagcccgcgtagtatattacacagccacatagtatataacacagcccacgtagtatataacacagccagcatagtatataacacagccatgcagtatatagcacagccacgtagtatataacacagccacgtagtttataacacagcccatgtagtatatagcacatctatgtagtatatagcacagccatgtagtatacagcacagcccacgtagcatatagcacagccatatagtatataaaacagtcatgtagtatatagcacagccatgtagtatacagaacAACCCACATagaatatagaacagccatgtagtatacagcacagaccacatagtatataacacagccatgcagtatataaaacagccatatagtatataatacagcccacgtagtatatagcacagcccatgtagtatataaaacagtcatgtagtatattgaacagccatgtagtatatagcacagcccacgtagtatatagcacagccacatagtatataacgcagtccacgtagtatatagcgcagtccatgtagtatatagaacagcccacgtagtatatagaacagcccacatagtatacagaacagcacagcccatgtagtatatagcacagccacgtagtatataacacagcccacataatatataacacagcccacgtagtatatagcacagccacgtagtatatagcacagccacgtagtatataacacagcccacatagtatgtatagcatagccacatagtatattgcacagcccacatagtacatagaacagctcacgtagtatatggaacagccatgtagtatatagcacagcccacgtagtatgtagcacagcccgcatctcccccccagaatggccccacagtccagtactcactgttatagtataaaaaaaacaaaaacactcctcacctcttctCGTGCCCGTGCTGCTAccagctcctgtctcggcggctgccgctgcactgcctggcacacagtgagtgcacaatgacgtcatcgcgcacctgcagtgtcagaggcagagcggggaatgatgggagagggagcgtcatctgacgctctctcctccatcattgctttgaactgtaccggcagacgccggtatagttcaatgcggcagggGAGTCagtgctggcggcaggcgggcccccctgcctcacaggggccccatagcggctgtgtgatgTGCCACTAGTTGGGGGCCtctggggagcgggggccctaggcagctgccttccCCTAATGCCAGCCCTCCCCAGAGCCTCCGGACCCCGGTGAGCCTCACCGGTTGAATCGGCGGTATGTGCGCCCATGAGTTAACCCATATGGTAAACACCGGAAAAAAAGTGAaacaattgctgatttttgttcatccgTCTTCCAAAACCTGGAAATAAAATCAGACGTATCCCCAAAAGGTACTGTTAAACACCTAATCTCATCCCGCAGAAAAACAAGTTGTGGCTAATAGAATAAGGAAAAACAATACAATTTTTTTTCCAATGCCCCTCCattccctccccccccaaaaaaaaaataaaatgaaagaagTTTTGAACATATAAATGCTAAAAAATGATAACATTAAAAATACATTTTGTTTctcaaatacagtggggaaaataagtacttgaTACTTCCGATTTTTAagcttttcccatctacaaagaatggacggTCTGTTATTTTTAgtctaggtacacttcaactgtgagagacagaatctgaaaaaaaaaatccagaaaatcacattatatgatttttaaataattaaattgcattttattgcataaaataagtattttatcacctaCCAACCACCAAGAtttatggctctcacagaccttttaGTTTTTCTTTCAGGAACCCGTTTTCTTTCAGAAGCCCTTTCTTTCAGAAGCACCTGCTTGAATTCGGTACCTTTATAAAAGACATGTGTCCAAACACTCAAACAATCACACTTCAACCttcccaccatggccaagaccaaagagctgtctaaggaaaccaggaacaaaattgtagactatggtgagaaggcaacaattattagaaaatggaagaaacacaagatgagtgTCAATCTTCCTCGAActggggttccatgcaagatctcgtctcgtggggtaagaatgattctgagaaatgtcaggaatcagtccagaactacacgggaggacctggtcaatgactgaagattgctgggaccacagtctcacacattactgttagtaacacactacaccgtcatggattaaaatccagcAGGGCACACTAGGTCGCCCTGCTCACTCCAGCACATATCCAGgaccatttgaagttcgccaatgaccatctggatgatcaagaggaggcatgggagaaggtcatttggtcagatgagagaaaaacaatactttttggtatcaactccattcgccgtgtttggaggaagaaaaatgatGAGTACAACTCTAAGAGCACTGTCCCAATCATTAAGCATTGTGGCTTAAATATCAtaatttgggggtgcttttcttcaaaggggacaggacaactgcagcatattgaagggaggatggatggggtcatgtattgggaGATTTTGACCCACAACCTCCTTTtctcagtaagaacattgaagatgggtcgtggctgggtcttccaacatgaaAATGACCCAGAACACACATTCAAGGCAACTAAGCATTGGCTCTGTTAGAAGCATTTCAaggccctggagtggcctagccagtctccagacttgaactcaatagaaaatctttggagggagctgaaattcaatgcttcccagcaacagccccaaaacctgaaagatctggagacgatctgtatggaggagtgggccaaaatccttcctgcagtgtgtgcaaatttggttaAGAACTACAGAAacctctgacctctgtaattgaaaacaaaggtttctgtaccaaatattaagttctgtttttctattgtatcaaatacttatttcatgctataaaatgcaaattaatcatgtaaaaatcatgcaatgtgattttctggatttttttagaatctgtctctcacaggtgaagtgtacctacgataaaaattacagacctccattctttgtaggtgggaaaatgtaCATAATCGTCAGTGTCTCATATATTTATTTTCCCGGCTGTAACAAACCCTTGAATAATTGAAAAATTAAATATCTATCCCTTTTGGAAGACAGTTGTAAAAAAAGATAATTGCTTTATTCTAATGGCTCAAATTAGCTGCTTTAGGCCGCGTttatatgttcagtatttggtcagtattttagattagtatttgtaaaccaaaatcaggatCAACCCGTGGAAacgtataccgtatttttcggactataagatgcactggaccattaGATGCACCTTggatttagaggaggaaattaggaaaaaaattgaAGCGAAAAATCCTGGTAtaaatggtcccctcatccccatcctggtatgcatggccccctcttccctaccgtggtatgcatggcccctctcatctctatcctggtatgcatggcccctctcatgcCCATCCTAgtgtacatggcccctcatccttatcctggtgttCATGGtcaccttatccccatcctggtgtgcatgggccccctcatccttatcatggtatgcatggtctcctcatccctatcatggtatgcatggctcccttat is a window of Ranitomeya variabilis isolate aRanVar5 chromosome 2, aRanVar5.hap1, whole genome shotgun sequence DNA encoding:
- the LOC143807586 gene encoding uncharacterized protein LOC143807586, translating into MVAQEPARDTAIQETPILDMDSRCPPAADSLHLRFCFIALQHWMISPRVIDRYCGIYWICWTKGRKVILDDFEVPPNTWLVTLDVESLYTCISHELGTQAVAYFLDLNSSGDRRHDSFLLDLLLFILDRNFFTFDRVFYRHPG